CGTGAGGATGAGCGGGAAGACCTGGTCGTTCTCGGCCTTGAGGTGGAAGACGACCGTGGTGTCGTCGACGACCTCGGTGCTGTCGAGGTTGTAGAGCAGGCTCGAGGCGCCGTTGGGGTCGGCGATCGCGACCTGGCGGTCGAACGAGAACTTCACGTCGTCGGCGGTGAGGTCGTTGCCGTTCGCCCACTTCAGGCCCGCGGGAAGCTTGACCGTGTACTCGGTCGGCGAGGTGAACTCGGCCGACTCGGCGAGGTCGGGAACGACCTCGGTGCTCTGGTAGTCGGTGTTCAGCAGGTACGGGAAGACCTGCGTCTGCACGGCGAGCGAGCCGTTGTCGTACGAGCCGGCCGGGTCGAGCGTGGTCACCTTGTCGGTCGTGCCGATGGTGATCGAGCTGCCGGAAGCGTCGTCGCCCCCGCCGCCCGCGGCGCAGCCGGCCAAAGCGAGGGCTGCGGCCGAGAGACCGGCCACTGCGACGAGGCTGCGCCGCCCGTTCTTGGATGCGGATGTCATATCCGTCTACCTCTTCCTGTCAGGACTGAATCGCGCTGCGCTGCGCGCAGACGCGTTTTCGTATCCCCAAGACGTAGCACACGGCCTCGGAATGGTGCTTGGAGTGACGGCTCCACGGCCGAATGTTTACCGATCTGCAACATTGGACGCAACGGATGCGCGTCGGCGGGCACCTTCGTGCGGATGGTCCTCAGTCGGCCCTGAGCGCGCGGCGCTCGGTCTCGATCTCGACGAGGGCACGCTGCAGTGCCGCATAGGCGGCGACGTCGGTGCGGTCGGTGCGCTGCAGGCGCCCGAGCAGCTCGGACTTCTGGCGCAGCAGTTCGCGATCGACGAGCGCTCCCACCACGCCCTGCACGTAGACCGTGAGCTCGGCCTCGCTGCGATGCGGCATCGGTGCGACGGCGAGCTGCTGAACGAGGCTGGCGAATGGCGCCGGCACCTCGGCGATGACCCGGTCGACGCGCACCTGCGGGTCGGAGGAGGCCAGCACCGAGGCGATGCCGTCGCGGATCACCGTGAGCGAGGGGTTGCCGAACCGGCAGTCGACCGCGTGGCGGAGCAGGTCGGCACCGACGGTGTCGGGGTGCTGCACCATCGCCTGGAGGGCATCGCGCTCGAGGCGGGTCGCGGGGTCGTTCGGCAACTGGGTGATGGAGAACGGGCGCTCGGGGACATCCGCCGCCTCGGTGGCGCCTGCGGTGCCGGATGCCGCGGGCCGGCCGTCGCCCGACTCCCCCGACTTCGGCCGGCTCGCCGCCGAGCGCACCGCGCGCGTGACCTCGCCGAGCTCGACGCCCAGCATGCGGGCCAGCTCTCGGGTGTACCCGGGCCGCAGCGCGGGATCGCGGATGTCGGCGACGACGGGCGCCGCCGCTCGGAGCGCGGCCACCCGGCCCTCGACCGTCTCGAGGTCGTAGCGGGCCAGCGTGTGCTTGATGACGAACTCGAACATCGGAGTGCGCGACTCGATGAGGGTGCGCACGGCGGCGTCGCCGCGCGCGAGGCGCAGGTCGCACGGGTCGAGCCCGTCGGGGGCGACGGCCACGAACGTCTGCGCGGCGAAGCGCTGCTCTTCGCCGAACGCGCGGATCGCCGCCTGCTGGCCGGCCGCGTCGCCGTCGAAGGTGAAGACGACCTCGCCGACGCCCGAGGCATCGCCGAGCACGCGGCGCAGCACCTTGATGTGGTCGACGCCGAACGAGGTGCCGCACGTGGCGATCGCGGTCGTGACCCCGGCGAGGTGGCACGCCATGACGTCGGTGTATCCCTCGACGACCACCACCCGGTGGGTCTTCGAGATGTCGCGCTTGGCCAGGTCGAGCCCGTAGAGCACCTGCGACTTGTGGTAGATCGCGGTCTCGGGGGTGTTCAGGTACTTGGGGCCCTTGTCGTCGTCGAGCAGGCGTCGCGCACCGAAGCCGACGGTCTGGCCCGTGACGTCGCGGATCGGCCACACGAGCCGGCCGCGGAAGCGGTCGTAGACGCCGCGGTCGCCCTGCGAGACGAGGCCGGAGGCCGAGAGCTCTTCGGTCGTGAACCCTCGACCCTTGAGGTGGTCGGTCAGTGCGTCCCAGCTCTTGGGCGCGAAGCCGACGCCGAAGCGCCGGGCCGCCTCGGCGTCGAAGCCGCGCTCGCCGAGGAACCGGCGGCCGACCTCGGCGTCGGGGGCGCTGAGACGCTCGACGAAGAACTCGGCGGCGGCCTGGTTGGCCGCGAGGAGCCTCGCGCGGTTGCCGTGATCGGAGGCCTGGCCGCCGTCTTCGTAGTGCAGTTCGAAGCCGATGCGGCCGGCGAGCCGCTCGACCGCCTCGGTGAACGAGACGTGGTCCATGCGCTGCAGGAACGTGTAGGCGTCGCCCGACTCGCCGCAGCCGAAGCAGTGGTAGTAGCCGAGACCCGGTCGCACATGGAAGCTCGGGCTGCGCTCGTCGTGGAAGGGGCAGAGGCCCTTCATCGAACCCACGCCCGCCGACTTCAGGCTGACGTGCTCGCCCACGATGTCGGCGATGTTCGTGCGGGCCTTCACCTCATCGACATCGCTCTGTCGAATTCGGCCCGCCATGGCTCTCATCCTAGTTCGCCGAACGCCGACGAGCGCCGGAGGCCGGTTCGCGTCGTCACTGCTGCACGAGGCGCTCGTACCAGGCGAGGGCCGACTGGTCGGTGAGGCTCGCGACCTGGTCGACGACGACCCGCTTGCGCGCCGGGTCGTCGTCTGCCGCACGCCAGTCTTCGGCGAAGCCGGCGTCGAGGTGCTGCTCGCCGCCCGCGAGGAGCACATCGGCGAGCGACGTGAGCACCTCGCGCTGCTGGTGGTAGATCGGCTGGCGCGTGTTCTTCGACATCACGTACGCAGCGACGATGCCCTTCAGCACCGCGATCTCGGCCTGGATCTCGCGGGGCACGATGACGTCGGCGTCGAAGCGGATGAGGCTCGCGAGCGGGAACGCCGATCGGGTCGCGGTGGTCGCGGCGTGCGCGAACCGGCCGATGAGCTGGCTCGTGAGGTTCTTCAGGCGGCCCTGGTCGAATCGGCTGCCGTTCCAGGTGTCGAGCCATCCGTCGAGGGAGTCGAGGCGGTCGAATGCGGCGATGAGTTCGTCGTGGGTGATCGAGCCGCCGACCCACTCGTACATCGACGTGACGAGGCTCTCGTGGTCGACGCGGGCGCCGAGCGCTGCGACGTCGATGTAGCCGTTGACGATCGCGTCTTCGAAGTCGTGCACCGAGTAGGCGATGTCGTCGCTGAGGTCCATGACCTGCGCCTCGATGCAGAGGCGGCGCTCGGGGGCACCGGCGCGGAGCCAGCGGAACACCTCGGTGTCGCCCTGGTAGAAGCCGAACTTGGCGCGGCCGGATGGATCGGCGACGCTCGTCGCCTCGGGCCACGGGTACTTGCAGCTCGCGTCGAGGCTCGCGCGGGTGAGGTTCAGGCCGTAGCTGCGGCCGTCGGGGCCGAAGACCTTCGGCTCGAGTCGCGTGAGCAGCCGCAGCGTCTGCGCGTTGCCCTCGAAGCCGCCGATGTCGGCCGCCCAGGTGTTCAGCGCCTTCTCACCGTTGTGGCCGAAGGGCGGGTGGCCGAGGTCGTGCGCGAGGCACGCGGTGTCGACGACGTCGGGGTCGAGACCGAGGCTCGAGGCGAGCTCGCGCCCGACCTGTGCGACCTCGAGCGAGTGCGTGAGGCGGTTGCGGGCGAAGTCGAGGCCGGCAGTCGGGCTCAGCACCTGCGTCTTCGCCGCGAGGCGACGCAGCGCGCTCGAGTGCAGCAGCCGGGCACGGTCGCGCGCGAAGTCGCTGCGCCGCGAGGAGTGCTCTTCGGGGAGCCAGCGTTCGGTGTCGGCGGTCTCGTAGCCGCCGAAGAGTGGTTCGCGCACGGTCAGCCGCCGCTCGTGTCGAGTTCGGCGTCGACGAGGGTCACTCGGTCGTGGCCCGCCAGCTCCTGCGAGTCGAGCCAGCCGTCGGGCAGCGCCGGCTTCTTCGGAGTGCCGGCGCGACCGCGCGGGCCCTCGGCGCCCTCGCCCGGGTAGGGCATCGACCAGTCGAGGGTGCCGAGCAGCTCGTCGAGCTGCACGAGCGACTCGACGGTCGCGAGGCGCGCGCGAAGGTCGCCGCCCACGGGGTAGCCCTTGAAGTACCAGGCGACGTGCTTGCGGATGTCGCGGCACCCGCGCTCTTCGCTGTCGAAGAACTCGGTGAGGAGCTCGGCGTGCCGACGGAATGTCTGCGCGACCTGCCCGAGCGACGGGTGGAAGCTCTGCGACTCGCCGCGGAACGCCGCGGCGAGGTCGCCGAAGAGCCACGGGCGGCCGAGGCATCCGCGCCCGACGACGACCCCGTCGCACCCGGTCTCTGCGACCATGCGCAGCGCGTCATCGGCCGACCAGATGTCGCCGTTACCGAGCACCGGCACGCTCGTGACCGTCTCTTTGAGCCTCGCGATGGCCGACCAGTCGGCCTCGCCCGAGTAGAACTCGGAGGCGGTGCGCGCGTGCAGCGCGACCGCAGCGACGCCGGCGCCCTCGGCGATGCGGCCCGCCTCGAGGTAGGTGAGGTGGTCGGCGTCGATGCCCTTGCGCATCTTGATGGTCAGCGGGATCTCGCCGGCCGCGCGCACGGCGCCCTCGACGATGTCGCGGAAGAGCCCGCTCTTCCACGGAAGGGCGGCGCCGCCGCCCTTGCGGGTGACCTTCGGCACGGGGCATCCGAAGTTCAGGTCGATGTGATCGGCCCGGTCTTCGGCCACGAGCATGGTGACCGCCTCTGAGACGGTCTTCGGGTCGACGCCGTAGAGCTGGATCGAGCGCGGCGTCTCGGACTCGTGGTGCGTGATGAGGCGCATCGACTCGGGGGTGCGCTCGACGAGCGCGCGCGAGGTGATCATCTCGCTGACGTAGAGGCCGGCGCCGAATTCGCGGCAGAGGCGACGGAAGGCCGTGTTCGTGATGCCGGCCATGGGGGCGAGCACGACGGGCACGTCGAGTTCGAGCCCGCCGATCGTGAGCGGGCCCGTTGGAAGCGTGGTGGTTGAGGACATCACCGTCGATTCTCCCAGAGATCGGGGCGCACTCGCCCGCTTCGTCCGTGCGCGCCTAGGATTCTCGGAGGACGAGGCTGGGGAGGACGACATGTCGGAGCTCACGGGTGCGGATCGGGTGCGAGCGGATGCCGCGGCGCGCGGCCTCGAGGTCGAGATCATCGAGCGCCCGGCGGCGAACAGCCTCGAGGAGGCGGCCGCGCTCATGGGCATCACTCCCGCCGACATCGTCAAGTCGCTCGTCGTCAAGCGCAGCGACGACACCTACGTCTTCGCCCTCGTGCCCGGTGGCCGCAAGATCTCATGGTCGAAGCTGCGCGCGGTCGTCGGCGTGAACAAGCTGCAGCTGCCCGACGCATCACTCGCGCTCGCCGCGACGGGCTACGAGCGCGGCACCATCACCCCGCTCGGCTCGACCACGGCCTGGCCGGTCGTCGCCGACGCCTCGATCGCGGGTCGACGCGTCTCGATGGGTGCCGGCGAGCACGGCCGCAGCCTCTTCGTCGACGCCGATCGGCTCATCGACGCCTTCGGCGCGACGGTGGCCGACATCTCCGACCCCGAGTAGCGCGAGCGTTCAGCGCCCCGTGCCCGCTGCTGCGGGTCGAGCCTGTCGAGACCGGGTTTCGACAGGCTCAACCAGCAGACAGGCTCAACCAGGCGACAGGCTCAACCAGCAGGGGGGATGAAGCAGACGTCGCCCTCGCAGACCATGGCCGACGGGTCGCCCGTGATCATCGCGAAGGGCGCGGGAGCCGCGGCATCCGTCGTCGCAGTGTCGACCTCGCTCACGCGACGGCGCTCTCGCGCTCGTCGGCGATCTGCGTGAGCGCCTGGGCGAAGACCTCTGCGGGCTGCGCGCCCGAGATGCCGTACTTGCCCTCGATGACGAAGAACGGAACGCCGTTGATGCCGTAGGCCTGCGCCTGGGCGATGTCGGCCTGCACGGCCGCGGCGTACCGGCCCGACTCGAGCGCTTCGCGCGCAGCGTCGGCGTCGAGGCCGATCTCGGCGCCGAGCTCGACGAGCTCGTCGACGCGTCCGACGTGACGGCCCTCGGTGAAGTAGGCGCGCAGCAGGCGCTCGGTGAGCTCGAGCTGCAGGCCCTGCTCCTTGGCGAAGTGCAGCAGCTCGTGCGCCTTCAGCGTCTTGGTGTGCTGCAGCGCATCGAAGTCGTAGTCGAGTCCGGCGGTCGCGGCGACGCCCGTCACGTGCTCGAGCATCTGCTGCACGCGCTCGGCGGGCATGCCCTTGTGCTTGGCGAGGAAGTCGATCTCGGAGCCCTCGAAGTCGACCGGGGTGTCGGGTGCGAGCTCGAAGGAGTGGTACGTGATGTCGACCTCGGGTGCGTCGTCTCCGAGCGAGGCGATGCCGCTCTCGAGGTGGCGCTTGCCGATGTAGCACCACGGGCACGCGATGTCGGACCAGATGTCGATCTTGATGGGTTCACTCACGAACTCTGCAAACGGATGATTCGGTCTCCGTATTCCCCGTCGGGCACCCCTCGTCGATCGCGACGCCGCGTCCGGGCCCGGATTAGGGTGAACGGATGCCTCATGCTGCCGATTCCCCGCGCGACCGCGCACCGCGCCGCATCCTCGTCGCCGGGGCCAGCGGGGCGGGCAAGTCGACGCTCGCGCGGCAGATCGCCGCGGCATCCGGACTGCCGTTCCAGGAGATCGACGCGCTCTTCCACGGACCCGACTGGACGCCGCGTCCGAGCTTCGTCGCCGACGTCGACGCGTTCACGTCCCAGCCGGGCTGGGTGACCGAGTGGCAGTACGACTCGGCGCGTGAACTGCTCGCCGACCGGGCGCAGGTGCTGGTCTTCCTCGACTACTCGCGGGCGCGCGTGATGCGGCAGGTCGTCGCGCGAACGGTGCGACGCCGCGTGCGGCGCGAGGAGCTCTGGAACGGCAACCTCGAGCCTTCACTGACCACGATCTTCAGCGACCCCGAGCACATCATCCGCTGGGCGTGGAACACGCATGGCAGCCGGGGCGAACTCGTCGCCGACGCCGCGCGCAGGCGCCCGCACCTCGAGGTCGTGCTGTTGCGGAATCCACGCGAGGCCGAGGCCTGGCTCGCCACGACGTACCCCTTCCATTCAGGACGCTAGCGATATATCGTTGAGTATCGCTCAGTCGTGAACCGGGAGGTCATCATGAACGGTCAACGCCCGACAGGCGGATTCGGTGGAGCAGGTTTCAGTGGTGAACGCGGCTTCGGGGCAGGCAGCCCCGGCGCTGCGATCTGGGAGGCGATGGAGCAGTTGCGCTCCACCTTCGACCCACGACCAGGGGTGAAGCGGATGGCGCGCGGCGACGTGCGCGCGGCGGTGCTCGCCCTGCTCGCCGAGCAGCCGATGCACGGCTACCAGATCATCCAGGAGATCGAGGAGCGCAGCGGCGGCATGTGGAAGCCGAGCGCCGGCTCGGTCTACCCGACGCTGCAGTTGCTGGCCGATGAGGAGCTCATCGTCGCCGAGGAGCTGCGCGGTCGCAAGACCTACTCGCTCACCGACCTCGGCCGTGCCGAGGTCGAGGCAGCGGCCGACCGGCCGGCACCCTGGGAGTCCTCGTCGTCCAACGGCACCGAACAGCACCGCGCCCTCTCGAAGGCGGCCGTCGACCTCGCCGCCGCAACGGCGCAGCTCGGCCGGAGCGGAACCCCCGACCAGGTGAAGCAGGCCGTGACGGTGCTCGACGACGCCCGCCGCGCGCTGTACTCGATCCTCGCCCAGAGCTGACACGTGGCGCCCCTGCTTCCCCATCGAGGAACCGGCGAGCGGATGGCGCGATGAGCGACGGTGC
The DNA window shown above is from Agromyces cerinus and carries:
- the dnaG gene encoding DNA primase — encoded protein: MAGRIRQSDVDEVKARTNIADIVGEHVSLKSAGVGSMKGLCPFHDERSPSFHVRPGLGYYHCFGCGESGDAYTFLQRMDHVSFTEAVERLAGRIGFELHYEDGGQASDHGNRARLLAANQAAAEFFVERLSAPDAEVGRRFLGERGFDAEAARRFGVGFAPKSWDALTDHLKGRGFTTEELSASGLVSQGDRGVYDRFRGRLVWPIRDVTGQTVGFGARRLLDDDKGPKYLNTPETAIYHKSQVLYGLDLAKRDISKTHRVVVVEGYTDVMACHLAGVTTAIATCGTSFGVDHIKVLRRVLGDASGVGEVVFTFDGDAAGQQAAIRAFGEEQRFAAQTFVAVAPDGLDPCDLRLARGDAAVRTLIESRTPMFEFVIKHTLARYDLETVEGRVAALRAAAPVVADIRDPALRPGYTRELARMLGVELGEVTRAVRSAASRPKSGESGDGRPAASGTAGATEAADVPERPFSITQLPNDPATRLERDALQAMVQHPDTVGADLLRHAVDCRFGNPSLTVIRDGIASVLASSDPQVRVDRVIAEVPAPFASLVQQLAVAPMPHRSEAELTVYVQGVVGALVDRELLRQKSELLGRLQRTDRTDVAAYAALQRALVEIETERRALRAD
- a CDS encoding deoxyguanosinetriphosphate triphosphohydrolase translates to MREPLFGGYETADTERWLPEEHSSRRSDFARDRARLLHSSALRRLAAKTQVLSPTAGLDFARNRLTHSLEVAQVGRELASSLGLDPDVVDTACLAHDLGHPPFGHNGEKALNTWAADIGGFEGNAQTLRLLTRLEPKVFGPDGRSYGLNLTRASLDASCKYPWPEATSVADPSGRAKFGFYQGDTEVFRWLRAGAPERRLCIEAQVMDLSDDIAYSVHDFEDAIVNGYIDVAALGARVDHESLVTSMYEWVGGSITHDELIAAFDRLDSLDGWLDTWNGSRFDQGRLKNLTSQLIGRFAHAATTATRSAFPLASLIRFDADVIVPREIQAEIAVLKGIVAAYVMSKNTRQPIYHQQREVLTSLADVLLAGGEQHLDAGFAEDWRAADDDPARKRVVVDQVASLTDQSALAWYERLVQQ
- the dusB gene encoding tRNA dihydrouridine synthase DusB; the protein is MSSTTTLPTGPLTIGGLELDVPVVLAPMAGITNTAFRRLCREFGAGLYVSEMITSRALVERTPESMRLITHHESETPRSIQLYGVDPKTVSEAVTMLVAEDRADHIDLNFGCPVPKVTRKGGGAALPWKSGLFRDIVEGAVRAAGEIPLTIKMRKGIDADHLTYLEAGRIAEGAGVAAVALHARTASEFYSGEADWSAIARLKETVTSVPVLGNGDIWSADDALRMVAETGCDGVVVGRGCLGRPWLFGDLAAAFRGESQSFHPSLGQVAQTFRRHAELLTEFFDSEERGCRDIRKHVAWYFKGYPVGGDLRARLATVESLVQLDELLGTLDWSMPYPGEGAEGPRGRAGTPKKPALPDGWLDSQELAGHDRVTLVDAELDTSGG
- a CDS encoding aminoacyl-tRNA deacylase, whose product is MSELTGADRVRADAAARGLEVEIIERPAANSLEEAAALMGITPADIVKSLVVKRSDDTYVFALVPGGRKISWSKLRAVVGVNKLQLPDASLALAATGYERGTITPLGSTTAWPVVADASIAGRRVSMGAGEHGRSLFVDADRLIDAFGATVADISDPE
- a CDS encoding DsbA family oxidoreductase, translated to MSEPIKIDIWSDIACPWCYIGKRHLESGIASLGDDAPEVDITYHSFELAPDTPVDFEGSEIDFLAKHKGMPAERVQQMLEHVTGVAATAGLDYDFDALQHTKTLKAHELLHFAKEQGLQLELTERLLRAYFTEGRHVGRVDELVELGAEIGLDADAAREALESGRYAAAVQADIAQAQAYGINGVPFFVIEGKYGISGAQPAEVFAQALTQIADERESAVA
- a CDS encoding AAA family ATPase — translated: MPHAADSPRDRAPRRILVAGASGAGKSTLARQIAAASGLPFQEIDALFHGPDWTPRPSFVADVDAFTSQPGWVTEWQYDSARELLADRAQVLVFLDYSRARVMRQVVARTVRRRVRREELWNGNLEPSLTTIFSDPEHIIRWAWNTHGSRGELVADAARRRPHLEVVLLRNPREAEAWLATTYPFHSGR
- a CDS encoding PadR family transcriptional regulator; the protein is MNGQRPTGGFGGAGFSGERGFGAGSPGAAIWEAMEQLRSTFDPRPGVKRMARGDVRAAVLALLAEQPMHGYQIIQEIEERSGGMWKPSAGSVYPTLQLLADEELIVAEELRGRKTYSLTDLGRAEVEAAADRPAPWESSSSNGTEQHRALSKAAVDLAAATAQLGRSGTPDQVKQAVTVLDDARRALYSILAQS